In Longimicrobiaceae bacterium, the DNA window GCTCCGCCGCGAGGTCCGCGCGATGGACGCCAACCTGCCGCTGCGCAGCCTGCGCACGGTGGACCGCGTGCTGGCCGAGTCGGTGGCGCGGCCGCGCTTCTACATGCTGCTCCTGGCGGTGTTCGCGGGCGTGGCGCTGCTGCTTGCCGCCATCGGCATCTTCGGGGTGATGGCGTACTCGGTGTCGCAGCGCACGCGCGAGATCGGCATTCGCATGGCGCTGGGGGCGGAGCCGCGGGCGGTGCTGCGCAACGTGGTGGGCGGGGCGATGAGCCTGGTGGGTGTGGGCCTGGGCGTGGGGATCCTGGCCGCATTCGCCGTCACGCGCATCCTGCAGGGCCTGCTCTTCGAGGTCACGCCCGCGGACCCGGTGACGTACCTCGCCGTGAGCACCACCCTCGCCGCTGTCGCACTCGGCGCCGGCTATCTCCCCGCCCGCACGGCGACGCGCGTGGACCCGATGGTGACGCTGCGGCACGAGTAGGGCAGGGCGCTGCGGAGAGATGCCCCCTCCCCCAGCCCCTCCCCCAAAACTGCCTGGGAGAGGGGAGCCAGATCACGGTGGGGTGAGGGTTTGCGCGATTTCGGGTGTCGAAGAGCGCGGGTGGGCGGTCGGTACGGCGGCCCGCTCGGTGACTGAGCATGCGATGTCGTCGAGGAGCGCTGAAGCTCGGACCTCCCCACGATGCGCATCCCGATCACCTCGTCGTTGGCGCTGCAACTGCGCCCGATCCGCTCCAAACCCAAATCCCGCAAGCAGTTCTCCCCTCTCCCGCTTGCGGGGGAGGGGCCGGGGGAGGGGGCACCCTTCCGCAGCCTCCAAACCTCGGCATCGCTCGTCAGCAGCTGTTGTCCGGCGCCGTCCGGTGCCGGGACCGCCAATCCCACGAACGGACACATCCGCCGCGCATCCGCCCCCGCGCATATGCCGTAAGACGTTGCAGTAGATGTGGATGCACGCCGGGCGACAATGGGCGCGGTTCTGGCCTCGATCATTGGAGCCGCGAGGGCGGGCGGCTCGACCACTCCAGACGGGAATCGCACGATGGACACGCTTCTCCAGGACGTCCGCTACGCGGTGCGCACGCTGATGCGCAGCCCCGGCTTCGCGCTGGTGGCGGTGCTCACGCTGGCGCTGGGCATCGGGGCCAACACGGCGCTGTTCACCATCCTGGACGGCGTGTTCGTGCGTCCGGCGCCGGGCGTGAACGGCGGCGGGCGGCTGGTGTGGGTGGCGCAGCAGTACGCGGGGGGCAACTCCACCCGGA includes these proteins:
- a CDS encoding FtsX-like permease family protein; this encodes SAPVVLLNQAAARRFFAGEDPLGRRIELGWTRDGVAVGGEVVGVVGDVREDALEHGAEPEIYIAAAQVPPPSMNVVVRAAGDPAALAPALRREVRAMDANLPLRSLRTVDRVLAESVARPRFYMLLLAVFAGVALLLAAIGIFGVMAYSVSQRTREIGIRMALGAEPRAVLRNVVGGAMSLVGVGLGVGILAAFAVTRILQGLLFEVTPADPVTYLAVSTTLAAVALGAGYLPARTATRVDPMVTLRHE